The Chloroherpetonaceae bacterium genome window below encodes:
- a CDS encoding phosphoribosylanthranilate isomerase, whose protein sequence is MFQVKICGVTNLSDAEHAIECGADAIGFICYAQSPRYISPNNIEPIINALPERIAKVGVFVQHSIPEIQKLLYETGLTHAQFHHHNFFSSDNLFLLRAFKLPILPALRGTSEEIKPIAKKILEQLNCNTFLIDSFSPTAFGGTGDSIPLVDAKKIIYGIKSFEKTCKVILAGGLTPQNVYDLILTLKPDGVDVSSGVEELPGRKSPQKLKAFISEAKRAFYDRI, encoded by the coding sequence ATGTTTCAAGTTAAAATATGTGGTGTTACAAATCTTTCGGATGCAGAACATGCAATCGAATGTGGGGCTGATGCAATCGGTTTTATCTGCTACGCTCAAAGCCCACGATATATTTCACCGAATAACATTGAACCTATTATTAACGCTCTTCCCGAAAGAATTGCAAAAGTTGGTGTTTTTGTCCAACATTCTATTCCTGAAATTCAAAAATTGCTGTATGAAACCGGCCTAACCCACGCGCAATTTCACCATCATAATTTTTTTTCTTCCGATAATCTCTTTTTGCTCCGTGCATTCAAGCTACCTATTCTTCCCGCACTAAGAGGCACTTCAGAGGAAATCAAGCCAATTGCAAAAAAAATTTTAGAACAGTTGAACTGCAATACATTCTTGATTGATTCGTTTTCACCAACTGCTTTTGGCGGAACAGGCGATTCGATTCCTTTGGTTGATGCAAAAAAGATAATCTATGGAATCAAGTCATTTGAAAAAACCTGTAAGGTGATTCTTGCTGGAGGTCTCACGCCTCAAAATGTGTATGATTTGATTTTGACTCTCAAACCAGACGGGGTTGATGTATCGAGCGGCGTTGAAGAGCTTCCCGGTCGAAAATCGCCTCAAAAATTAAAAGCGTTTATTTCGGAAGCAAAGCGCGCATTTTATGATCGCATTTAA
- the pyrE gene encoding orotate phosphoribosyltransferase has product MLPSESEVLEIFRKTGALLEGHFILSSGLHSPNYFQCAKVLQYPNYLTLLCTPIASHFLEKGIDVVASPALGGVVVGTEVGRQLGKRTIFAERTEGMMKFRRGFEIQERERVLVVEDVVTTGGSVREVMKLVEEYGGIVAGVGFIVDRSNGAVVLSKDQYSLLKMNVVAYPHDSIPESLARIPAMKPGSRVKPVS; this is encoded by the coding sequence ATGTTGCCTTCCGAGTCAGAAGTTCTCGAGATTTTCAGAAAAACCGGTGCTCTGCTTGAAGGGCATTTTATCTTATCCTCAGGATTGCATAGCCCGAATTATTTTCAATGTGCAAAAGTGCTTCAGTATCCAAATTATCTCACGCTTTTGTGCACACCAATTGCTTCTCATTTTCTTGAAAAAGGAATTGATGTTGTGGCTTCTCCGGCTTTGGGAGGCGTGGTTGTTGGAACTGAAGTGGGGAGACAACTTGGCAAAAGAACCATATTTGCCGAGCGAACGGAGGGAATGATGAAGTTCAGAAGAGGATTTGAAATTCAAGAAAGAGAACGCGTTTTGGTGGTTGAAGATGTGGTTACCACCGGCGGCTCGGTTCGCGAAGTGATGAAACTCGTGGAAGAATATGGCGGAATCGTTGCTGGAGTTGGTTTTATAGTTGATCGTAGCAACGGTGCAGTCGTGTTATCCAAAGATCAGTATTCGTTATTAAAAATGAATGTGGTTGCTTACCCTCACGATTCAATACCAGAAAGCTTGGCTAGAATCCCCGCAATGAAACCCGGAAGCCGAGTTAAACCTGTCTCGTAA